In the genome of Triticum urartu cultivar G1812 chromosome 5, Tu2.1, whole genome shotgun sequence, one region contains:
- the LOC125506811 gene encoding plasma membrane ATPase 1-like, translating to MAEKEAGNLEAVLKEVVDLENIPLEEVFDNLRCSRAGLTAEQAQQRLQIFGANKLEEKEESKVLKFLGFMWNPLSWVMEAAAIMAIALANGGNKPPDWQDFIGIITLLVINSTISFIEENNAGNAAAALMARLAPKAKILRDGRWTEEDAAILVPGDVISIKLGDIIPADARLLEGDPLKIDQSALTGESLPATKGPGDGVYSGSTVKQGEIEAVVIATGVHTFFGKAAHLVDSTNQVGHFQKVLTAIGNFCICSIGVGMFIEIIVMYPIQHRAYRPGIDNLLVLLIGGIPIAMPTVLSVTMAIGSHRLSQQGAITKRMTAIEEMAGMDVLCSDKTGTLTLNKLTVDKNLVEVFERGITQDQVILMAARASRTENQDAIDTAIVGMLADPKEARAGIQEVHFLPFNPTDKRTALTYIDADGKMHRVSKGAPEQILHLAHNTSEIERRVHAVIDKFAERGLRSLAVAYQEVPDGRKESPGGPWHFAGLMPLFDPPRHDSAETIRRALNLGVNVKMITGDQLAIGKETGRRLGMGTNMYPSSALLGQKNSDESISALPVDDLIEKADGFAGVFPEHKYEIVKRLQARKHICGMTGDGVNDAPALKKADIGIAVADATDAARSASDIVLTEPGLSVIISAVLTSRAIFQRMKNYTIYAVSITIRIVLGFMLLALIWKFDFPPFMVLIIAILNDGTIMTISKDRVKPSPLPDSWKLAEIFTTGVILGGYLAIMTVIFFWAAYKTNFFPRLFHVESLEKTAQDDIQKLAAAIYLQVSTISQALIFVTRSRSWSFAERPGFLLVFAFFVAQLIATLIAVYADWPFTQIKGIGWGWAGVVWLYNIITYLPLDIIKFLIRYTLSGKAWDLVIDQRIAFTRKKDFGKEERELKWAHAQRTLHGLQPPDAKMFSEKGGYNELNHMAEEAKRRAEIARLRELHTVKLYWHVGCMGIGNANRPYCREVKFS from the exons ATGGCCGAGAAGGAGGCCGGCAACCTCGAGGCCGTCCTCAAGGAGGTCGTCGACCTG GAGAACATACCCCTGGAGGAGGTGTTCGACAACCTGAGATGCagccgcgccggcctcaccgcgGAGCAGGCGCAGCAGCGCCTCCAAATCTTCGGCGCCAACAAGctggaggagaaggaggagagcaAGGTCCTCAAGTTCCTGGGCTTCATGTGGAACCCGCTCTCCTGGGTCATGGAGGCCGCCGCCATCATGGCCATCGCGCTCGCCAACGGAGGG AATAAGCCGCCGGACTGGCAGGACTTCATCGGCATCATCACCCTGCTGGTTATCAACTCCACCATCAGTTTCATCGAGGAGAACAATGCCGGCAACGCCGCCGCCGCGCTCATGGCCCGTCTCGCGCCCAAAGCCAAG ATTCTTCGCGATGGCCGGTGGACCGAGGAAGACGCGGCCATCCTTGTGCCAGGGGACGTCATCAGCATCAAGCTCGGAGACATCATACCTGCAGATGCACGCCTCCTAGAGGGAGACCCTCTCAAGATTGATCAG TCTGCCCTCACTGGAGAATCATTGCCGGCCACCAAAGGCCCCGGTGATGGCGTCTACTCCGGTTCGACCGTCAAGCAAGGTGAGATCGAAGCCGTCGTGATCGCCACCGGTGTTCACACCTTCTTCGGAAAGGCTGCGCACCTTGTTGACTCCACTAACCAAGTGGGCCATTTTCAGAAG GTTCTGACGGCCATTGGGAACTTCTGCATTTGTTCGATTGGTGTGGGAATGTTCATCGAGATCATTGTAATGTATCCTATCCAGCACAGGGCGTACCGCCCTGGAATTGACAACCTCTTGGTCCTTCTCATTGgaggcattcccatagccatgcCGACAGTCTTATCCGTGACTATGGCTATCGGGTCACATCGATTATCTCAACAG GGAGCTATCACAAAGAGAATGACTGCAATCGAGGAGATGGCGGGCATGGATGTCCTTTGCAGTGACAAAACTGGGACTTTGACTCTCAATAAGCTTACTGTGGACAAGAACCTTGTTGAG GTTTTCGAAAGAGGCATCACTCAGGACCAAGTGATTCTCATGGCTGCTAGAGCGTCTCGAACAGAAAACCAAGATGCTATCGATACTGCAATTGTTGGGATGCTAGCTGATCCGAAAGAG GCACGTGCTGGTATTCAAGAAGTTCATTTTCTGCCATTCAATCCTACTGACAAGAGAACGGCGCTGACATACATTGACGCTGATGGCAAAATGCACCGTGTTAGTAAGGGTGCACCCGAGCAG ATTCTTCACCTCGCTCACAACACATCGGAAATAGAGCGGAGGGTCCATGCTGTGATTGACAAATTTGCAGAGCGTGGACTTCGATCGCTGGCTGTAGCGTATCAG GAAGTACCAGATGGGAGGAAAGAAAGCCCTGGTGGCCCATGGCACTTTGCTGGTCTGATGCCACTTTTTGATCCTCCTAGACATGACAGTGCTGAAACAATCCGGAGGGCACTTAACCTTGGTGTTAATGTCAAGATGATCACAG GTGATCAGCTCGCCATTGGAAAGGAAACAGGGCGTCGCCTGGGAATGGGTACAAACATGTATCCTTCATCTGCTCTGTTGGGGCAGAAAAATTCAGACGAGTCCATTTCTGCTTTACCAGTTGATGATCTCATTGAGAAAGCTGATGGTTTTGCTGGCGTCTTCCCTG AGCACAAGTATGAGATTGTGAAACGCCTGCAAGCACGAAAGCACATCTGTGGAATGACGGGTGATGGAGTAAATGATGCTCCAGCTCTAAAGAAAGCAGATATTGGTATTGCTGTTGCTGATGCCACTGATGCAGCCAGGAGTGCTTCAGATATTGTCCTCACAGAACCAGGCCTCAGCGTGATCATCAGTGCTGTGCTTACCAGTCGTGCAATTTTCCAGCGTATGAAGAACTACACT ATCTATGCTGTCTCCATCACAATTCGTATTGTG CTTGGATTTATGCTACTTGCCCTCATCTGGAAGTTCGACTTTCCACCGTTCATGGTCCTGATCATAGCGATTCTAAATGATG GTACCATCATGACTATATCAAAGGATCGGGTAAAACCATCTCCACTACCCGACAGCTGGAAGCTGGCTGAGATTTTCACAACTGGAGTTATCCTTGGTGGATACTTGGCAATAATGACGGTCATCTTCTTCTGGGCTGCGTACAAGACAAACTTTTTCCCG AGATTGTTTCATGTCGAAAGCCTCGAGAAGACAGCTCAGGACGATATCCAAAAGCTCGCGGCTGCCATTTACCTCCAAGTCAGCACCATCAGCCAAGCTCTCATCTTTGTCACCAGGTCACGCAGCTGGTCATTTGCCGAGCGTCCTGGGTTTCTACTGGTCTTTGCATTCTTCGTTGCGCAGCTG ATTGCTACACTGATCGCGGTGTATGCTGACTGGCCGTTCACTCAGATCAAAGGCATCGGGTGGGGCTGGGCTGGCGTCGTGTGGCTCTACAATATCATCACATACCTCCCGCTCGATATCATCAAGTTCCTCATCCGATACACTCTGAGCGGCAAAGCATGGGATCTCGTCATCGATCAAAGG ATTGCGTTCACAAGGAAGAAAGACTTCGGCAAGGAGGAGAGGGAGCTCAAGTGGGCACACGCTCAGAGGACCCTCCATGGGCTGCAGCCACCGGATGCTAAGATGTTCTCGGAGAAGGGGGGCTACAATGAGCTGAATCACATGGCTGAAGAGGCCAAGAGGAGGGCCGAGATTGCAAG GTTGAGGGAGCTTCATACTGTGAAACTGTATTGGCATGTAGGATGTATgggaatcggaaatgccaaccgaccctattgtagagaggttaaatttagttga